One region of Vallitalea okinawensis genomic DNA includes:
- a CDS encoding DUF3302 domain-containing protein — translation MLLSDVANLLFASLLITGLYLVIKFINMPNQIAQKRNHSRSGLIKVLSWCGLISFGLLWVVALMVVLMPYDDSLKRIVKNLKKHPVSMIFHTVVIGIFVFSTFGVMQFVIPPQQTVDATLLEEASYQEAKLLGRIENDTIVEASGISRSHRRDDLFWVHNDSNNEELLYAVGLDGEDMGSFRIDGVTMNDWEAMASYEIDDIPYIVIADVGDNEGGRQYYNLYGVVEPEVVPGQGETNIDLAWHMRFQYEDGPRNCESMAIDETSNEILFISKYDVPHRLYSIPLPEVSSEVTDDLVEAKFVTEITTVPQPDIFETITHYPKGVNNGKTTSFDISADGKKAIVLTYTNAYIYERDVNEDWSNAFSRLPKKVAIPVRSEAAGFLNDNQTFFIIPEHGDVPLYRFDAMN, via the coding sequence ATGTTATTAAGTGATGTTGCAAATTTATTATTTGCAAGTTTATTAATTACAGGATTGTATTTGGTAATAAAATTCATTAACATGCCAAATCAGATTGCTCAAAAGAGAAACCATTCAAGAAGTGGATTAATTAAGGTTCTTAGTTGGTGTGGATTAATTTCTTTTGGATTATTGTGGGTAGTTGCTTTAATGGTTGTCTTGATGCCATATGACGATTCATTAAAGAGAATAGTAAAAAATTTAAAAAAACATCCAGTGAGTATGATTTTTCATACTGTTGTAATCGGGATATTTGTATTTTCAACATTCGGTGTTATGCAATTTGTTATTCCTCCGCAGCAAACGGTAGATGCAACATTATTGGAGGAAGCTTCATATCAAGAGGCTAAATTACTGGGTAGAATTGAAAATGATACTATAGTTGAAGCAAGTGGTATTAGCCGTTCACATCGCAGAGATGATTTATTCTGGGTTCATAATGACAGTAATAATGAAGAATTACTATATGCAGTTGGACTTGATGGTGAAGATATGGGTTCATTTAGAATTGATGGCGTAACCATGAATGACTGGGAAGCAATGGCATCATATGAGATTGATGATATACCATACATTGTTATTGCAGATGTTGGTGACAATGAGGGGGGGAGACAATACTATAATTTGTATGGAGTTGTTGAACCAGAAGTTGTGCCAGGGCAAGGTGAGACAAACATTGATCTTGCTTGGCATATGAGGTTTCAATATGAAGATGGTCCTAGAAATTGTGAGTCGATGGCGATTGATGAAACAAGTAATGAAATTCTTTTCATAAGTAAATATGATGTACCACATCGACTATATAGTATTCCATTACCAGAAGTATCTAGTGAGGTAACTGATGATCTTGTTGAAGCAAAATTTGTAACAGAAATTACGACAGTCCCTCAACCAGATATATTTGAGACGATTACTCATTATCCAAAAGGTGTAAACAATGGTAAAACAACATCCTTTGATATATCCGCAGATGGTAAAAAAGCAATTGTCCTAACTTACACAAATGCTTATATCTATGAGCGAGACGTAAATGAAGATTGGTCAAATGCATTTAGTAGATTACCAAAGAAAGTTGCTATTCCTGTACGAAGTGAAGCAGCTGGATTTTTAAATGATAATCAAACATTTTTCATAATTCCAGAACATGGTGATGTACCGTTATATCGATTTGATGCTATGAATTAA
- a CDS encoding DUF421 domain-containing protein, with amino-acid sequence MDIYITIGFRVVTIMLVLLISALIISGRRTIGELPVFDLLTIIVIGSITGADIAEPDLPHFHIIFAIVMTFLFQRIMNVFYLKSKTFRKLTSFQPIIVVQDGKMVYENIKSIKYSIDEVLTLLRQNNVFDINEVRYAILEPDGELSILKKSFAQPLVKKDTDCQIEQEELTYTVILDGKLENKNLKVIGINKDEMLKLVKKEGYNDYGEIFFASMDKKKNIYISPYNFKSDEI; translated from the coding sequence ATGGATATATACATTACAATTGGATTTAGAGTAGTAACAATAATGCTTGTATTATTAATTTCTGCACTTATTATTTCAGGGAGGCGTACTATTGGTGAACTACCTGTTTTTGATTTATTGACAATTATAGTAATAGGATCAATTACTGGGGCTGATATTGCTGAACCCGACCTTCCTCATTTCCATATTATTTTTGCTATTGTTATGACTTTTTTATTCCAAAGAATTATGAACGTTTTTTATTTGAAATCAAAGACTTTTAGAAAATTAACATCATTTCAACCAATTATTGTTGTTCAAGACGGTAAGATGGTTTATGAGAATATAAAGAGCATTAAGTACTCCATTGATGAAGTCCTTACTCTATTAAGACAAAATAATGTTTTTGATATTAATGAAGTGAGATACGCTATCTTAGAACCCGATGGGGAACTGTCTATATTAAAAAAAAGTTTTGCTCAACCTCTAGTGAAAAAAGATACAGACTGTCAAATTGAACAAGAGGAACTAACCTATACCGTTATTCTAGACGGTAAATTAGAAAATAAAAATTTAAAAGTTATTGGCATAAACAAAGATGAAATGCTTAAATTAGTGAAGAAGGAAGGCTATAATGACTATGGCGAGATATTCTTTGCTTCAATGGATAAAAAGAAGAATATCTATATTTCACCCTATAATTTTAAATCTGACGAAATTTAA
- a CDS encoding LytTR family DNA-binding domain-containing protein, whose amino-acid sequence MKVKLICNEKSRAVLTETLKQHQITIDEQANLILSERDMYHREYFSGKVHDSISVIKRSEIVFFEAIGNDVFCITREGRYKVEKKLYELESMLFQHSFIRVNKSYIINILKIEEIIPWIGSKYILKMINGDEIDVTRTYYRGFKAMLGL is encoded by the coding sequence ATGAAAGTGAAATTGATTTGTAATGAAAAATCAAGAGCTGTGTTGACAGAAACGTTGAAACAACATCAAATAACTATAGATGAACAGGCGAATCTTATTCTAAGTGAGAGGGATATGTATCATAGAGAATACTTTTCTGGTAAAGTTCATGACAGTATTTCGGTAATAAAAAGATCTGAGATAGTCTTTTTCGAAGCGATTGGTAATGATGTTTTTTGTATAACTAGAGAGGGTCGTTACAAAGTGGAAAAGAAACTTTATGAGTTAGAGAGTATGTTATTTCAACATTCCTTTATTCGTGTCAACAAGTCTTATATCATCAATATTTTAAAGATTGAAGAAATCATACCATGGATTGGGTCAAAGTATATTTTAAAGATGATTAATGGTGACGAAATTGATGTAACTAGAACATATTATCGTGGCTTTAAAGCCATGCTAGGCTTATAG
- a CDS encoding FAD-dependent oxidoreductase yields MGKKKGKTNFNKSQRFNFALTWGDVDGREYRQEILDLANKIGRTKAGTGREAIPFGPEYYALAPILNEYQAKIALHLEFRQKLSAEDVVNTSGEPYDKVKEALDYIAWAGVAFVNTIEGVDMYWQDIFVPGHLEMINNNKELVAKHPEVAEAFYYFGSKRGPMAAGIMPVGAGPMRVLPIERSIDGNSRKATYEELSKHLNEANVFSVSDCSCRTSREEMGEGCGHLKEEMCIQLGHAAEYYIKTGRGREITRDEAFEIIKRAEDNGLMHSIPNLDEPGHTHAICNCCGCGCYAMRLANEYVNNDIVRSNYKSVVDESKCVACGECVDVCPTNALRLGQKLCSKEPIDEKIIKVTPRNTEWSEDRWNRDYRVNRKNTLDSGTAPCITNCPAHIPVQGYVKLASQGKYTEALELIKKHNPLPAVCGRVCPRLCEEDCTRGDIDEAVAVDDIKKFIAEQDLNQNIRYIPRKRHDYSDKKIAIIGGGPSGLTCAYDLSIDGYDVTVFEKENKPGGMLAFGIPSYRLEKDVIEAEIDVLREMGVKFKTGVEVGKDVSIRELRDKGFNAFYVAIGAGSGRKLGLEGEDASEVISGVDFLRTINLSEATKVEGKVAVIGGGNVAIDVARSAARLKSVVQTDIYCLEARENMPAHAEEVKEALEEDVIINNSWGPTRIITEKGQVTGVEFKRCLSVFDTDGKFNPQFDETDKKIITCDYVLLSVGQTFNYGNLLEGEDVKLTNRNTIDVNTVTLQSSKTDIFAGGDVASGPRLAIDAIAAGKEAAVSIHRFVQKGQSLIFGRDTHSYKVFDKDNLAEPQGYDGAVRQRIGHVDGNVSRTTFKDLRGILTEEQIKKETARCLGCGATKTDEYLCVGCGACTLKCKFDAIKLEKVHDVKGFEIENLPKAVIKKAVGRKVKIMVNKINPFTETR; encoded by the coding sequence ATGGGGAAAAAGAAAGGAAAAACTAATTTTAATAAGTCACAACGTTTTAATTTTGCTTTAACTTGGGGAGATGTGGATGGTAGAGAGTACAGACAAGAAATCCTAGATCTTGCAAACAAAATCGGAAGAACAAAGGCTGGAACGGGCAGGGAGGCAATTCCTTTTGGTCCTGAATACTATGCACTTGCTCCTATACTTAATGAATATCAAGCGAAAATTGCATTGCATTTGGAATTCCGTCAAAAACTGAGTGCAGAAGATGTTGTCAACACATCAGGTGAGCCATACGATAAGGTAAAAGAAGCATTGGATTATATCGCTTGGGCTGGTGTTGCCTTTGTTAATACAATCGAAGGAGTCGATATGTATTGGCAAGATATCTTTGTCCCAGGTCACTTGGAAATGATTAATAACAACAAAGAACTGGTTGCCAAACATCCAGAAGTGGCTGAAGCCTTCTACTATTTTGGAAGTAAAAGAGGTCCTATGGCAGCTGGCATCATGCCCGTTGGTGCAGGTCCCATGCGTGTACTGCCTATTGAAAGGTCTATTGATGGAAATTCGAGAAAAGCTACCTATGAAGAATTGTCAAAACATTTAAACGAAGCTAATGTTTTTTCTGTATCTGATTGTTCCTGTAGAACCTCTCGTGAAGAGATGGGAGAAGGTTGCGGCCACTTAAAAGAAGAAATGTGTATTCAATTAGGTCATGCTGCTGAGTACTACATCAAAACAGGACGTGGACGGGAAATCACTAGAGATGAAGCTTTTGAGATTATAAAAAGAGCTGAAGATAATGGTTTGATGCACTCTATTCCAAATTTAGATGAGCCGGGACACACCCATGCCATTTGTAACTGCTGTGGATGTGGTTGCTATGCTATGAGACTTGCCAATGAGTATGTCAATAATGATATTGTAAGATCCAATTATAAATCAGTCGTAGATGAGTCTAAATGTGTTGCTTGTGGCGAGTGCGTAGATGTTTGTCCAACAAATGCTTTAAGACTTGGACAAAAACTATGCTCCAAAGAACCAATCGATGAAAAGATAATTAAAGTAACACCTAGAAATACAGAGTGGTCAGAAGATAGATGGAACAGGGATTACAGAGTTAACAGAAAGAATACTTTAGACTCTGGAACAGCCCCATGTATTACCAATTGCCCTGCACACATTCCTGTACAAGGTTATGTTAAGCTAGCTTCTCAAGGCAAATATACGGAAGCCTTAGAATTGATTAAAAAGCATAATCCACTTCCAGCAGTTTGTGGACGTGTTTGCCCAAGATTATGTGAGGAAGACTGTACTCGTGGTGATATTGATGAAGCAGTTGCCGTTGATGATATCAAGAAGTTTATCGCAGAACAGGATTTAAACCAAAATATTCGTTACATACCGAGAAAAAGGCATGACTACAGTGACAAAAAGATTGCCATTATCGGAGGAGGTCCATCTGGGTTAACATGTGCATATGATCTGTCCATTGATGGGTACGATGTCACCGTATTCGAAAAAGAAAATAAACCAGGTGGCATGTTAGCATTTGGAATACCATCCTATAGACTGGAAAAAGATGTGATAGAAGCAGAAATTGATGTACTAAGGGAAATGGGTGTTAAGTTCAAAACTGGTGTTGAAGTTGGAAAAGATGTGTCCATTAGGGAACTTAGAGACAAAGGTTTTAATGCATTCTATGTTGCTATAGGTGCCGGGTCAGGTAGAAAACTAGGGCTAGAAGGCGAAGATGCCAGTGAAGTAATAAGCGGAGTGGATTTTCTTCGAACAATTAACTTATCAGAAGCAACCAAGGTGGAAGGTAAAGTAGCTGTCATCGGTGGAGGTAACGTTGCTATTGATGTTGCCAGATCTGCTGCTAGGCTAAAGAGTGTTGTACAAACAGATATTTATTGCTTGGAAGCAAGAGAGAATATGCCTGCTCATGCTGAGGAAGTCAAAGAGGCATTAGAGGAAGATGTGATCATCAACAATTCCTGGGGTCCAACAAGGATTATAACAGAAAAAGGTCAGGTCACAGGTGTTGAATTCAAACGTTGTCTTTCAGTATTCGATACTGATGGCAAATTCAATCCACAGTTTGATGAAACAGATAAGAAAATCATTACATGTGACTATGTGTTATTATCAGTAGGTCAAACTTTCAATTACGGAAATCTGCTAGAAGGTGAAGATGTAAAACTAACCAATCGGAATACCATTGACGTTAATACCGTTACACTTCAAAGTTCAAAAACTGATATTTTTGCAGGTGGAGATGTCGCCAGTGGTCCAAGACTTGCCATTGATGCCATAGCAGCAGGTAAAGAGGCTGCCGTCTCTATTCACAGATTTGTGCAAAAAGGTCAGTCACTGATATTTGGTAGAGATACACATTCTTATAAGGTTTTTGATAAAGATAACCTAGCTGAACCCCAAGGATATGATGGTGCCGTAAGACAAAGAATTGGTCATGTAGATGGTAATGTATCAAGAACAACTTTTAAGGACTTAAGAGGTATCTTAACTGAAGAACAAATTAAGAAAGAAACCGCAAGATGCCTAGGTTGTGGTGCCACTAAAACGGATGAATACTTATGTGTTGGATGTGGTGCATGTACACTGAAGTGTAAATTTGATGCGATAAAGCTTGAAAAAGTTCATGATGTAAAAGGCTTTGAAATTGAAAACTTGCCGAAGGCTGTCATCAAGAAAGCTGTAGGTAGAAAAGTCAAAATTATGGTCAACAAAATCAATCCTTTTACAGAAACAAGATGA
- a CDS encoding hydrogenase maturation nickel metallochaperone HypA/HybF gives MHELGIVYEVINIVDRFVQENQLIKVDKIVLEVGQLSQAIPRFLEECYPAAVSETAYEDTKLEIIVLPANAKCKTCNEVYNIIEHRKICPECRGDDYELISGQEFNIKEIVAC, from the coding sequence ATGCATGAATTAGGTATCGTTTACGAAGTTATTAACATCGTTGATCGCTTCGTACAGGAAAATCAACTAATAAAAGTCGATAAAATCGTATTGGAGGTTGGACAATTATCTCAGGCTATTCCTAGATTTCTTGAAGAATGCTATCCAGCAGCAGTTAGTGAAACTGCCTATGAAGACACAAAGTTGGAGATCATTGTCCTTCCAGCCAATGCAAAATGTAAAACTTGCAATGAAGTCTATAATATCATAGAACATCGAAAAATCTGTCCTGAATGTCGTGGGGATGATTATGAGTTAATCTCAGGACAAGAATTTAACATCAAAGAAATTGTAGCATGTTAA
- a CDS encoding CD3324 family protein encodes MNYINAKKILPDHLIKEIQGYIQGGYVYIPSQAEKRKGWGEKSGSREYLNNRNEAIRNKYSNGNTIANLSKEYFLSVDSIKKIIYTKSE; translated from the coding sequence ATGAATTATATCAATGCAAAAAAGATCTTACCCGATCATTTAATCAAAGAAATTCAAGGATATATTCAAGGAGGCTATGTCTATATACCTTCTCAAGCCGAAAAGCGAAAGGGTTGGGGAGAAAAGTCAGGTAGCCGAGAATATCTCAATAATCGAAATGAAGCTATTCGTAATAAGTATAGCAATGGAAATACAATAGCGAACCTGTCTAAAGAGTATTTTCTATCAGTGGATAGTATTAAAAAAATAATATATACCAAAAGTGAATAA
- a CDS encoding DUF5692 family protein: MGLVPEGLTVGSVVIFILFVAVLLGVNEVTRRSKVLSIAVYCVLPVVLAVLVFIGVLGSPTGRTWFGWVKVVSALIGVYGFLLIRFTRLGKRKFAAIFPVTILSLNIAEAVYREFEVFATYKILEVDAGGILIQGGVWNILNAVAGILCIVTLTGFVGIKVSRDQSRDMVWPDMTWMYIIGYTLWNLAYVYNCISTRSMYAGFGILLAALIAEYIFKRGVWLQHRAQILSFYAMFSLSIDYQQNELFQILPAYNVSGLMTISIIAFIFNVGVFAYMMFIIIRDRKNPLKEEIYSFTKYYKKSMSVNNL, encoded by the coding sequence ATGGGGTTAGTACCTGAAGGTTTAACAGTAGGTAGTGTTGTTATATTTATTTTATTTGTAGCCGTATTGTTAGGAGTAAATGAGGTTACCAGAAGATCAAAAGTACTATCCATAGCGGTGTACTGTGTCCTCCCTGTAGTATTGGCAGTATTGGTATTCATTGGTGTACTGGGTTCACCAACGGGAAGAACATGGTTTGGTTGGGTTAAGGTCGTATCTGCATTAATAGGTGTTTACGGCTTTTTGCTAATCCGATTCACCAGACTGGGCAAAAGAAAATTTGCTGCTATATTTCCTGTAACCATTTTATCACTGAACATTGCAGAAGCGGTATATAGAGAATTTGAAGTATTTGCAACCTATAAAATATTGGAAGTCGATGCGGGAGGAATCCTTATCCAAGGTGGCGTCTGGAATATTCTGAATGCAGTAGCAGGAATTCTATGTATTGTGACCTTAACAGGATTTGTAGGTATCAAAGTATCACGAGATCAATCAAGAGATATGGTTTGGCCAGATATGACCTGGATGTATATTATCGGTTATACATTATGGAATCTTGCTTATGTTTACAATTGTATTTCAACACGGTCAATGTATGCTGGGTTTGGTATCTTATTAGCTGCACTCATTGCAGAATATATATTTAAAAGAGGGGTGTGGCTTCAGCACAGAGCTCAAATTCTATCCTTTTATGCCATGTTCTCTTTGTCCATTGATTATCAACAAAATGAGCTATTTCAAATACTGCCTGCATATAACGTAAGTGGCTTGATGACCATAAGTATTATAGCATTTATATTTAATGTAGGCGTATTCGCTTATATGATGTTCATCATCATAAGGGATAGAAAGAATCCACTGAAAGAAGAAATATATTCCTTTACAAAATATTATAAGAAAAGCATGTCAGTCAATAACCTATAA